A part of Oncorhynchus clarkii lewisi isolate Uvic-CL-2024 chromosome 17, UVic_Ocla_1.0, whole genome shotgun sequence genomic DNA contains:
- the LOC139371390 gene encoding diphosphoinositol polyphosphate phosphohydrolase 1-like produces MMKLKSNQTRTYDGDGYKKRAACLCFRSESEEEVLLVSSSRHPDKWIVPGGGMEPEEEPNVAAAREVCEEAGVKGTLGRLVGIFENRERKHRTYVYILIVTEVLQDWEDSVNIGRKRDWFKIDDAIQVLQCHKPVQATYFEPLKEGCLTSNGTPLVATIGGELSPTYNINQSSVSGIR; encoded by the exons ATGATGAAGTTAAAGTCTAATCAAACCCGGACATACGATGGGGATGGCTACAAGAAGCGGGCCGCCTGTCTGTGCTTTAGGAGTGAAAGTGAAGAGGAG GTACTGTTGGTGAGTAGTAGTCGGCATCCTGACAAGTGGATCGTCCCTGGTGGAGGGATGGAGCCAGAAGAGGAGCCCAATGTAGCTGCAGCACGAGAAGTCTGTGAAGAG gcaGGTGTGAAGGGGACTTTAGGTCGCCTAGTTGGAATTTTTGAG AACCGAGAGAGGAAGCACAGAACCTACGTCTACATTCTTATCGTAACGGAGGTCCTGCAAGATTGGGAGGACTCTGTCAACATTG GGAGAAAAAGGGATTGGTTTAAAATAGACGATGCCATACAAGTGTTGCAGTGTCACAAGCCTGTGCAGGCCACCTACTTCGAGCCTCTCAAGGAAGGTTGCCTGACCAGCAACGGGACGCCCCTGGTGGCCACGATAGGCGGAGAACTCTCGCCCACCTACAACATCAACCAGAGCTCTGTGTCGGGTATCAGATAA
- the LOC139371391 gene encoding small ribosomal subunit protein eS10-like has translation MLMPKKNRIAIYELLFKEGVMVAKKDVHLPKHPELADKNVPNLHVMKAMLSLKSLGYVKEQFAWRHFYWYLTNEGIQYLRDFLHLPPEIVPATLRRQMRPETARPRPKGMEGERGERPARFNRDGGDRDNYRRSAAPPGGDKKAEAGAGSATEFQFRGGFGRGRGQQPPQE, from the exons ATGCTGATGCCCAAGAAGAACCGTATTGCGATCTATGAGCTCCTCTTCAAAGAGGGCGTCATGGTGGCAAAGAAAGATGTGCATCTGCCTAAGCACCCCGAGCTTGCTGACAAGAACGTGCCCAATCTTCATGTGATGAAAGCAATGCTG TCCTTGAAGTCACTTGGGTATGTTAAGGAGCAATTTGCCTGGCGCCATTTTTACTGGTACCTCACCAATGAAGGTATCCAGTACCTGAGAGACTTCCTGCACCTTCCACCTGAGATTGTTCCTGCCACTCTGCGCCGCCAGATGCGTCCTGAGACCGCAAGGCCCAGGCCCAAGG GTATGgagggagagcggggagagaggccCGCCCGCTTCAACCGTGATGGGGGTGACCGAGACAATTACAGGAGATCTGCTGCACCAC CTGGTGGAGACAAGAAAGCAGAGGCGGGTGCTGGTTCAGCTACAGAGTTCCAATTC AGGGGTGGATTTGGACGTGGCAGAGGACAGCAGCCTCCTCAGGAGTAA